The Polyangiaceae bacterium genome includes a region encoding these proteins:
- a CDS encoding NAD-dependent malic enzyme, with protein MSSEVRFERDARGKWRAHTSLRGRALIAHGLLNKGSAFSAEERRTFQLEGLFPHAVSSVGQQVLRAIDNARNKTEALQRYVFLTSLQDRNETLFHRVVLENLEELLPVVYTPTVGQACQHYSRLFRRGRGVWITPEHKGRVRQVLSNAATGDVRLIVLTDNERILGLGDLGAGGMGIPIGKLALYTVAAGIHPSQVLPMSLDVGTDNQSLLRDPQYLGFRQPRLRGEPYLELVEELVAAIRAEMPSAVLQWEDFKKGNAFLLMERYRDRLPSFNDDIEGTAAVVMAGVLAACRAKRETLAQQRIVILGAGAAGVGTARQLIAAFERAGPQPGAKHAPVAVLDSCGLVVEGRNLRDEYKRSVAWSEQEAEAAGLDAERSKSLLEVVRALRPTVLIGASATPGLFTESVVREMARTCERPMILPLSNPTSKCEARPEDVLRWSEGRALVATGSPFPPVTVEGKSRRIAQANNVFVFPGVGLGILACGARRVSDAMFLRAAETLATCVGAADLAEGELYPPQRELRQIARAIAEAVARGARDEGACEPLTDDEIAERVGREMWFPEYPELVAE; from the coding sequence ATGAGCTCCGAGGTCCGATTCGAGCGCGACGCGCGCGGCAAGTGGCGGGCGCACACCAGCCTGCGGGGCCGCGCGCTGATCGCGCATGGGCTCTTGAACAAAGGCAGCGCCTTCTCCGCGGAAGAGCGGCGCACGTTCCAGCTCGAGGGGCTGTTCCCGCACGCCGTCTCGAGCGTCGGCCAGCAGGTGCTGCGCGCCATCGACAACGCACGCAACAAGACGGAGGCCCTTCAGCGCTACGTGTTCCTGACCTCGCTCCAGGACCGCAACGAGACGCTCTTCCACCGCGTGGTGCTGGAGAACCTGGAGGAGCTCCTGCCGGTCGTGTACACGCCCACGGTCGGGCAGGCGTGCCAGCACTACAGCCGGCTGTTTCGGCGGGGTCGCGGCGTGTGGATCACTCCGGAGCACAAGGGCCGCGTGCGGCAGGTGCTCTCGAACGCCGCCACGGGTGACGTGCGGCTGATCGTGCTCACCGACAACGAGCGCATCCTGGGCCTCGGCGACCTGGGCGCCGGTGGCATGGGCATCCCCATCGGCAAGCTCGCGCTCTACACCGTAGCGGCGGGGATCCACCCTTCCCAGGTCTTGCCCATGAGCCTGGACGTGGGTACGGACAACCAGAGCCTGCTCCGCGATCCACAGTACCTGGGGTTCCGGCAGCCCCGGCTGCGCGGCGAGCCTTACCTCGAGCTCGTCGAGGAGCTGGTCGCGGCCATCCGCGCCGAGATGCCGAGCGCCGTCCTTCAGTGGGAGGACTTCAAGAAGGGCAACGCCTTTCTGTTGATGGAGCGCTACCGCGATCGGCTGCCCTCCTTCAACGACGACATCGAAGGCACCGCTGCGGTCGTGATGGCGGGTGTCCTGGCTGCGTGCCGCGCCAAGCGCGAGACCCTGGCGCAGCAGCGCATCGTGATCCTGGGCGCCGGCGCCGCCGGGGTCGGCACCGCACGGCAGTTGATCGCGGCGTTCGAGCGCGCCGGCCCGCAGCCGGGCGCGAAGCACGCGCCGGTCGCCGTGCTCGACAGCTGTGGCCTGGTCGTCGAAGGCCGGAACCTACGCGACGAGTACAAGCGCAGCGTGGCCTGGTCGGAGCAGGAGGCCGAGGCTGCGGGGCTGGACGCGGAGCGGAGCAAGAGCCTGCTCGAGGTCGTTCGGGCGCTGCGACCCACGGTGCTGATCGGCGCCTCGGCCACCCCCGGACTGTTCACCGAGAGCGTGGTGCGCGAGATGGCGCGGACCTGCGAGCGTCCGATGATCTTGCCGCTCTCGAACCCCACCTCGAAGTGCGAGGCGAGGCCCGAGGACGTGCTGCGCTGGTCGGAGGGCCGCGCGCTGGTAGCTACCGGCAGCCCGTTCCCGCCGGTGACGGTCGAGGGCAAGAGCCGGCGCATCGCGCAGGCGAACAACGTGTTCGTGTTCCCGGGGGTCGGCCTGGGCATCCTGGCGTGCGGCGCGCGTCGGGTGTCGGACGCGATGTTCCTGCGCGCCGCCGAGACCTTGGCGACCTGCGTCGGCGCCGCGGATCTGGCCGAAGGTGAGCTGTACCCGCCCCAGCGCGAGCTGCGGCAGATCGCGCGGGCGATCGCCGAAGCCGTCGCGCGTGGGGCTCGGGACGAGGGAGCGTGCGAGCCGCTCACGGACGACGAGATCGCGGAGCGCGTGGGGCGCGAGATGTGGTTCCCGGAGTACCCGGAGCTGGTCGCGGAGTGA
- a CDS encoding polysaccharide deacetylase family protein, which translates to MPPARIVLWVASIGGLALLGRTLLVEPLPTWVAVCAFLSYAALCTVGVLWPQLEMYGDVEWRGEPGQKAVALTFDDGPNPRTTRKVLQILERGGHRATFFVVGRKALAHADVVREIHEAGHELGLHGFAHDRLYSLKPPKYVADDIARTQQAVEQAVGTRPGLFRPPVGYLSSRTAAGAKRAGVRVIAWSARGMDGLGPADADVVYRRIEEKLVDGAIVLLHDSAERDDFEPASVEILPRLLEELEDRGLRTVTVSELLDGAEGKQDA; encoded by the coding sequence ATGCCCCCCGCTCGAATCGTGTTGTGGGTCGCGAGCATCGGCGGGCTCGCGCTGCTCGGGCGCACGCTGCTCGTCGAGCCGCTGCCGACCTGGGTCGCGGTATGTGCATTTTTGTCCTACGCCGCGCTCTGCACGGTGGGGGTGCTCTGGCCTCAGCTCGAGATGTACGGCGACGTCGAGTGGCGGGGCGAGCCCGGCCAGAAGGCCGTGGCCCTGACCTTCGACGACGGGCCGAACCCGCGGACGACCCGTAAGGTCCTCCAGATCCTGGAGCGGGGGGGACACCGGGCCACGTTCTTCGTGGTGGGCAGGAAGGCGCTCGCGCACGCCGACGTGGTCCGCGAGATCCACGAGGCGGGGCACGAGCTCGGCCTGCACGGCTTCGCCCACGACCGACTGTACTCACTGAAACCCCCGAAGTACGTGGCCGACGACATCGCCCGCACGCAGCAGGCGGTCGAACAGGCCGTCGGCACCCGTCCCGGCCTGTTCCGGCCGCCGGTCGGCTACCTGAGCTCGCGCACGGCGGCCGGAGCCAAGCGGGCCGGCGTGCGGGTCATCGCCTGGTCGGCGCGGGGCATGGATGGTCTGGGGCCGGCGGACGCCGACGTGGTCTACCGGCGCATCGAGGAGAAGCTCGTCGACGGCGCCATCGTGCTGTTGCACGATTCGGCGGAGCGAGACGATTTCGAGCCAGCGAGCGTGGAGATCCTGCCGCGGCTGCTGGAAGAGCTGGAAGACCGAGGGCTCCGGACGGTGACGGTCTCGGAGCTGCTCGACGGAGCAGAGGGCAAACAAGACGCATGA
- a CDS encoding serine/threonine protein kinase, whose protein sequence is MGPGSVISNKYRLVRCLGEGGMGAVWEALNLRTQRSFALKLVRGESEILPELRERMLREASVAGRLEHPNVIEVYDVGETEEGDPYLVMELLKGESLAELLDRRGALDSTRAAAVGAEVAAALAAAHAAGVVHRDLKPANVFLHEDAGHGRVVKVLDFGVSKLLAQESPSATVTGSPIGTPAYMSPEQAEGSRDVDQRTDLWALGVLLFEMVAGRLPFEGTTAYAVVGAVLHAPIPRLKDWVKGADARLDAVVARCLERDPERRIASARELGAELESLLPKRASAVVADFDEDATLSRKVAREVPPSEISDTATTAVVGPRAPVLAATPAALGPKRALPKQALAAASVVLLFVVGIVGGTLWRRSAAPEVEAVSTSAPSAVAPTATPSLEPAPSSAVAPAPSASSAPPEKKNLRRVAPCPKDKLLIDPVTGKPTCARR, encoded by the coding sequence ATGGGACCCGGGAGCGTGATCTCGAACAAGTACCGCCTGGTGCGCTGCCTGGGAGAAGGCGGCATGGGGGCGGTGTGGGAAGCGCTGAACTTGCGCACCCAACGCTCGTTCGCTCTGAAGCTCGTGCGAGGCGAGAGCGAGATCCTGCCGGAGCTCCGCGAGCGCATGCTGCGTGAGGCCAGCGTCGCGGGGCGGCTCGAGCACCCGAACGTGATCGAGGTCTACGACGTCGGGGAGACGGAGGAAGGAGATCCCTACCTGGTGATGGAGCTGCTCAAGGGCGAGAGCCTGGCAGAGCTCCTGGACCGGCGCGGAGCGCTGGACTCGACGCGCGCCGCGGCAGTCGGCGCGGAGGTGGCGGCGGCGCTCGCCGCGGCGCACGCGGCCGGCGTCGTGCACCGCGATCTGAAGCCGGCCAACGTGTTCCTGCACGAGGACGCGGGCCACGGCCGGGTGGTCAAGGTGCTCGACTTCGGCGTCAGCAAGCTGCTCGCGCAGGAGAGCCCGTCGGCCACGGTGACCGGCTCGCCGATCGGCACACCGGCCTACATGAGCCCGGAGCAGGCGGAGGGCAGCCGCGACGTCGATCAACGCACCGACCTCTGGGCGCTCGGCGTGCTGCTCTTCGAGATGGTCGCTGGGCGCCTGCCCTTCGAGGGCACCACGGCCTATGCCGTGGTCGGTGCCGTGCTGCACGCGCCCATCCCTCGCCTGAAGGACTGGGTCAAAGGCGCGGACGCCAGGCTCGACGCCGTCGTCGCCCGCTGTCTGGAGCGCGATCCCGAGCGGCGCATCGCCTCGGCGCGGGAGCTCGGCGCCGAGCTCGAGTCGCTCTTGCCCAAGCGCGCCAGCGCGGTGGTGGCGGACTTCGACGAGGACGCCACGCTCTCGCGCAAGGTGGCGCGCGAGGTCCCGCCCAGCGAGATCTCCGACACGGCGACGACCGCGGTGGTCGGACCGCGCGCGCCAGTGCTGGCGGCGACGCCCGCCGCGCTCGGACCAAAGCGCGCGCTACCGAAGCAAGCGCTGGCGGCGGCCTCGGTGGTGCTGCTCTTCGTCGTGGGCATCGTCGGCGGGACGCTCTGGCGGCGCTCGGCGGCGCCTGAAGTGGAGGCCGTCTCGACGAGCGCGCCGAGCGCGGTCGCGCCGACAGCCACGCCGTCGCTCGAGCCCGCGCCGAGCAGTGCGGTCGCGCCGGCGCCGAGCGCTTCGAGCGCGCCGCCGGAGAAGAAGAACCTGCGACGCGTCGCGCCTTGTCCGAAGGACAAGCTCCTGATCGACCCCGTGACCGGCAAGCCGACCTGCGCGCGCCGCTGA
- a CDS encoding MBOAT family protein produces the protein MSTLSVAGALVAPVLLFALVRAKKVRLLFILGASYVFYAHWDWRFLPLIWGSSTVDWLLGHAIARARTERARKLWLIGTVILNLGVLGVFKYFNFGIDTASAVLAQVGVQVPEVALRIALPVGVSFFTFESMSYVIDVYRRHIEPQKSYVEYLAFVAFFPHLVAGPIVRPRDLLPQLAGPARWNVAEGSEALFLIATGLLKKIAIGDYLALNLVDRVFDAPIQYSALECYAAVLGYAVQIYCDFSGYTDIAIGSALLLGVRFPLNFDSPYKAPNIQDFWRRWHISLSTWLRDYLYVPLGGNRKGEVRTYVNLMLTMLLGGLWHGASWTFVVWGGIHGAALAVTRAYTEWRGRLDVPKRSAPWVHALSVLGTFHLVCAAWIFFRAETFAKAATVFTQLGTLTSYHPNLPAPVVGMLALGLVSHWTPERAYQRARRIFCEMPAPAQGMALFCVGLALSAMATADAVPFVYFQF, from the coding sequence CTGTCGACCCTGAGCGTGGCTGGCGCGCTCGTCGCCCCCGTCCTCTTGTTCGCGCTGGTCCGCGCCAAGAAGGTGCGGCTCCTGTTCATCCTGGGCGCGAGCTACGTCTTCTACGCGCACTGGGATTGGCGCTTCTTGCCGCTGATCTGGGGCTCGTCGACCGTGGACTGGCTGCTCGGCCACGCCATCGCGCGCGCCAGGACCGAGCGCGCCCGGAAGCTATGGCTGATCGGCACGGTGATCCTGAACCTGGGCGTGCTCGGCGTCTTCAAGTACTTCAACTTCGGCATCGATACCGCCAGCGCCGTGCTCGCCCAGGTCGGCGTCCAGGTGCCGGAGGTGGCGCTGCGCATCGCGCTCCCGGTCGGGGTCAGCTTCTTCACCTTCGAGTCGATGAGCTACGTCATCGACGTCTATAGGCGCCATATCGAGCCGCAGAAGAGCTACGTCGAGTACCTGGCGTTCGTGGCCTTTTTCCCCCACCTGGTGGCGGGGCCCATCGTGCGCCCGCGCGACCTCTTGCCACAGCTCGCCGGCCCCGCGCGCTGGAACGTCGCCGAGGGAAGCGAGGCCCTGTTCCTGATCGCGACCGGCCTGCTGAAGAAGATCGCCATCGGCGACTACCTCGCGCTGAACCTGGTCGATCGGGTGTTCGACGCTCCGATCCAGTACTCCGCGCTCGAGTGTTACGCCGCCGTGCTGGGCTACGCGGTGCAGATCTACTGCGACTTCTCCGGCTACACCGACATCGCCATCGGCTCGGCGCTCCTGCTCGGCGTGCGCTTCCCGCTGAACTTCGACTCGCCCTACAAGGCGCCGAACATCCAGGACTTCTGGCGCCGCTGGCACATCTCGCTCTCCACCTGGCTGCGCGACTACCTGTACGTACCGCTGGGCGGCAATCGCAAGGGCGAGGTCCGCACGTACGTGAACCTGATGCTCACCATGCTGCTCGGCGGCCTCTGGCACGGCGCGAGCTGGACCTTCGTGGTTTGGGGCGGCATCCACGGCGCCGCGCTGGCGGTGACGCGGGCCTACACCGAGTGGCGCGGGCGCCTCGACGTCCCCAAGCGGAGCGCACCGTGGGTACACGCGCTGTCGGTGTTGGGCACCTTCCACCTGGTCTGCGCGGCCTGGATCTTCTTCCGCGCGGAGACCTTCGCCAAGGCGGCCACGGTGTTCACCCAGCTCGGCACGCTCACCAGCTATCACCCCAACCTGCCGGCGCCCGTGGTGGGCATGCTCGCCCTGGGCCTGGTCTCGCACTGGACGCCGGAACGCGCGTACCAGCGCGCCCGGCGGATCTTCTGCGAAATGCCGGCGCCGGCCCAGGGAATGGCGCTGTTCTGCGTGGGCCTCGCGCTTTCTGCCATGGCCACGGCGGACGCGGTACCCTTCGTCTACTTCCAGTTCTGA
- a CDS encoding SUMF1/EgtB/PvdO family nonheme iron enzyme translates to MPTPGPSAVRRLAAGALAALGLLALLPAAEAGPKKPACPAGMVSIGGRFCIDAFEASVDVVDVRGRTLRRHSPYHTAPADTRLLARSRRGVVPQAHLSQEQAAAACEAAGKRLCSDDEWLAACRGKTPSQYPYGDEHEAGRCNDKGVSPLRAIHGKAEGLEVFGIEAMNDPRLNQIPGSVARTGQFKRCKTSAGAFDMVGNLHEWTADGGGTFRGGYYLDNEINGKGCEYVTKAHSTKYRDYSIGFRCCKGGSAAAKTAKANGESDNGTKKNGKKRVHVVESGQTLSGIAQRYGSGVDAICEANGIDKKTPIRPGQELTIPD, encoded by the coding sequence ATGCCGACGCCGGGACCGTCAGCCGTGCGCCGCCTCGCGGCAGGCGCTCTCGCCGCGCTGGGGCTGCTCGCGCTCCTGCCGGCCGCCGAGGCCGGTCCGAAGAAGCCCGCCTGCCCGGCGGGGATGGTCAGCATCGGCGGGCGCTTCTGCATCGACGCCTTCGAGGCCAGCGTGGACGTGGTGGACGTGCGCGGGCGCACGCTCCGGCGCCACTCGCCGTATCACACGGCGCCGGCGGACACGCGCCTCCTGGCGCGCTCGCGACGCGGGGTGGTGCCGCAGGCTCACCTGAGCCAGGAGCAGGCCGCGGCGGCGTGCGAGGCCGCGGGCAAGCGCCTGTGCTCGGACGACGAGTGGCTCGCGGCGTGTCGCGGCAAGACCCCGAGCCAGTACCCTTACGGGGACGAGCACGAGGCGGGGCGCTGCAACGACAAGGGCGTGTCGCCGCTGCGCGCGATTCACGGCAAAGCGGAGGGACTCGAGGTGTTCGGCATCGAGGCGATGAACGACCCTCGGCTGAACCAGATCCCGGGCAGCGTGGCGCGTACCGGGCAGTTCAAGCGCTGCAAGACCAGCGCGGGCGCCTTCGACATGGTCGGCAACCTCCACGAGTGGACCGCCGACGGAGGCGGAACGTTCCGGGGCGGGTACTACCTGGACAACGAGATCAACGGCAAGGGCTGCGAGTACGTCACCAAGGCTCACAGCACGAAGTACCGCGACTACTCCATCGGCTTCCGCTGCTGCAAGGGCGGCAGCGCGGCGGCCAAGACCGCCAAGGCGAACGGCGAGAGCGACAACGGCACCAAGAAGAACGGCAAGAAGCGCGTTCACGTGGTCGAGAGCGGTCAGACCTTGAGCGGCATCGCCCAGCGCTACGGCAGCGGCGTGGACGCCATCTGCGAGGCCAACGGAATCGACAAGAAGACGCCGATTCGCCCGGGGCAGGAGCTGACCATCCCGGACTAG